CCGCCCCGGTCTGCTCGCGGATAAGATTGAAGATTTCCACCTGCTGCGGGTAGCCGGTATCGGGCAACCGGGCCTGATGGAATTTCTCATCCAGCGAAGGCACTACTTCGCGCGGGTGCCGAATCAGGAAAAGATGGGTGAGGCGCAGCAGCCAATCGCGGCCTATCTCAGGCAACAAGTGATGAGCCATGTGCTTTTGAAAAAAGACGGATTTTCCCTCGGGGATGGGGCCGGTGAGCCAGGCGGTGACTTTGCGCCAATCGTTCTCCTGGCTGGCAATGACCTCCGCTGCCATCGGGTGCGGCCGGCCTGTCTTGAGCAGGTAGTGCGCATAAAGCGGCTCATCGCACACGTATGTATCGTCGCGATTGCCCCACGACCTCATGAATGCCGTCGAGACGTTGCGCGGCCCGCTCCACACCGCCAGCCGCAGCCCTATTGGCGGCTTTGAAGTCAGTCTCAGGTTTTCCACGGCCCGAACAAAGCACACAAGGCGCCGCTGGCTCAACCAAATTAAGGAAGAAATGGGGGTGGCATCATTTTCATTCTCCCAATTGGTCAGCCAGCAGTCGGGAAAAGATTTCATAAACGACGCTGCGGGGATTGGCGAAGACGCAGTTGATGAATCGCGCGCCCCCGTGAGAGGTTTCTTTGTAGAGCACCCGATAGCCTCCCAGGCGGAGACGGCGCCAACCGGACAGCTTGCCTTCCAGAGCCTTGATATCTCCTTTCTGGCGGGCCAGGCCTTTAATAGCGCGCCGCAACGCCTGGCGCGGCGCCGGCGCAAGCGATTTGACAAATGCCTCCACTTGCGGACCGACCCGGACCTCAGTCTTCATCCAGGCACTCGACGGGGTTGAGTTTCATTTTCCCCGAATCGAAGTCGCGAATGGCTCGCATGGCCTCGGGGTCGGCCAGAATCTCCATAGTCTCGATCATTGCCTCGACGCGGTCCTTGGAAATAAGGAAGGCGGCGATCCTGCCATGACGGGTCACGGCGGTCATGCCGCGGCGTTCGGTTTCCCTCACGATCCTGGGCGTCTGGGCTTGCAACTCAGAAATGGTTACCGTAGAATTCATATCAATAATCTGTAGAATGCCATAAGGGGCGCGGCCGGGCAAGGGAAAGCTCTTGTCCAAATTGCTTGCGGCGGCACTCTCGATGGGGGTAGTTTCCGGTCATGCCGCTCGATGCGAGGCCGGTTTTGAGGTGGGTGCTTCCGCTGGGGCTGCTTTGCTTTCCAGCAGGCGATTCTGTGGGCGGCCCAGCAACCGATTTTTCTCCACCTGGAGAGGAACAGCAACTTCCTCACGCGATGCACTCGCAGATGAAGGAGCGGCCTGTGATCACCGTGGGATTGCACGATGCGGACATTATCGGTTCTGACAACAGGGCCCTGCAGGCTGCGGTGGATTACATCGCCGGCCTGGGAGGAGGCACGGTTCAGATTGGGGAAGGCGAGTTCCTGATGCACGATTCGCTTCATCTTCGGCTCTTGGTTACGGTTCGGGGTAAAGGAGACAAAACCATCCTGCGCAAAGCCAAGGGGGACTCCTCCCCGCTGGCTCTCGACGGCGATTATGGCGAGGAACAGGTGACCCTGGCAAATCCGGATGGATTCAAGGTGGGTTATGGCGTGGCGGTGTGGGACAGCCAGTCCGGCGGGTTCCACACCACAGTAGGCCGAATCACCGGGAAAAATGGCAGCACTTTTTCTTTCGACACGCCATTGAGCGCGGATTGCATGGTGGCCAATAAGGCTCAGGCCGCCACGGTGTTTCCTGTGGTGAGCGGTTATAACCTGGAAGGGGCGCGTATCGAGGACCTGGTTATTGATGGGAACAAAGAGGAGAATGTATCGCTCAATGGCTGCCGTGGCGGGGGTATTTTCCTTTACCGCGGCTTTGGAACCGTCATCGCGGGCTGCGTGGTGCGGAACTTTAACGGGGATGGCATCAGCTTTCAGCAATCCAACGACGTTCGGGTCGAGGATTGCGCCAGTGAAGACAACACGGGCCTGGGCATACACCCGGGGAGCGGTTCACAGAGGCCCATTGTGCGAGGCTGCACGGCTCGGCGCAATGGGCAGGACGGTCTCTATTTATGCTGGCGCGTGCGTCACGGGCTTTTCGAGAAAAACATCCTCGAAGACAATGGCGGGTATGGCATCTCGATTGGGCATAAAGACAGCGACAATGTTCTGCAAGAAAATGAAGTGCGTGGCAATCAGCAGGATGGCGTGCTTTTTCGCAATGAAACCGAAGGCATGGCCGGCCACCGGAATCGGCTGGAAAACAACGTCATTGAAAACAACGGTGGCGGGCAAGAAGCCTCGGGCATTCGGGTGCGCGGGGAACCGCACGACCTGGTATTTCGCAACAACGTCATCCGCGACACGCGCCCTGCGGGCGCCCGCAAGCAAACGGTCGGCATCCGCATCGAACAAGGGGTTGGCAGCGTCCGGCTCGATAACAACGAAATTGAGGCCAGGACGAAAATAGAGGATGAACGGAAGCCAAAGCCTCGAACCTGAGTTCCGCAACGCTTGACTTGGAATCCATTTTATGGCAGTTTACGGCCATGTCTGGCAAGCTCAAAACGGTGCATGTCACCCTGACACCTCAGATTGCCGAGTTGCTCGAGGCCGAGGTGGCGGCGGGGCGATTTGCGAATCTTTCCGAGGCCGTTCGCAATGCTGCCTGGAAAGCCTTTGCCGAAGACCCAGCCGCAGAACTGCGGGCCGCATTCAGCCAATTGGATGAATCGCCAGAGGAAGCCACACCGGACGGCGCTGTTATCGCGGCTGAGATTCGCGCCTGGCGCGCTCGGCGGTGAAAGTCATCGTCGTCGATACCAACACCTTAGCGGGCTTGACTTTTTCATTCAAAGTCTGGCAGTGTCGCTTTATGAATGGGATTCAAAACACCTGCGTCGATGGGAAGGAACCGGCAAAGTCGCACCACTTATTGCATCAATTCAGGCGCCGGCCCGAATTGGTCCTGGCCTTCGGGTTGGTCTTGCTGCTGGCAACAGGTCCGCTGGCCGCGCAGACGCCTGCTCCGGAAGAAGGTTTTGTGAGCCTCTTTGACGGAAAGAGCCTCGACGGGTGGAAGATAGGGGACAACTCGGAACTCTTCCAGGTTCATGACGGCATGATAGTGATGGAATGTCCGGCGACCGATCACCGGCCTGCGCACTTGTTTTATGACGGCGCGGTGAATGGGCATCAGTTCAAGAATTTCGACCTGCGCGTGGACGTGATGACCTATCCGGGCGCTAACTCGGGGATTTACTTCCATACAAAATTTCAGCAGGCGGGTTTCCCCAGGCTTGGACTCGAATGCCAGGTTGATAATAGCCATAGCGATTGGCGGCGCACAGGCAGCCTCTATGGGGTCTGTAATCTGACCTGGGGCCCGGAAACACCGCCCGACGACAACAAACAAAACGTTTTCTTCGTGGAAAAGCCGCCGGTCACTGACAACGTCTGGTACACCCAGGAGATTATTTGCCGGAACGGCGTAGTGACCCTCAAGCTGGATGGGAAGCCCATGTTTACGTACCGGATTACCGAGGCCGACGCCGAACATAAACTTTCCACTGGCGCGACGTGGTTGCCCGAAGGCACCTTCGCTCTGCAGGGACATCCTCCGATGCCGGGGCACATCAGCAAGGCTGCCTTCAGGAATATACGCGTGAAGGTGTTGCCGGATTGATCTGAAAGCAGAAAGCAGAAAGCAGAAAGCTGAAAGCTGGCTCCACAGCACGCTTTCAGCGTGCAGACAGCGGCGGGACGCCGCTTTCACGGCAAAAATGTCCAAACTCCAGCGGTGCGCCCTCAGCGTTCTGCTTGCAGGCGCACGGCGTAGCCGCCACCGGGCGCCAGTTGCGCTTTCAAGACCGTTGCCGCGGAAACGCGTTTCTTCTGCTTCAGGATTTTTTTGGGAAAGCGGTCTGAGTCCGGGGAGTCTGCGTAGATTTCGGCGAGGAAATGGCCGGGGCCGAGGAAAGTGAGCGGTATTTCAAGCCGGCGGGGTTGCCAATTACTCATGCTGCCAATGAACCAGTCAGTCCCATGGCGGCGGGCGATGGTCACAAACTGGCCAGGGGCGCCGGCGAGGCCGCGAGTTTCATCCCAAGTGGTGGGGACGCTTTTGATGAAGTCGAACGCAGGCTGGTCTTTATAGGCCTGGGGGCAATCCGAAACCATTTGGAATGGGGCTTCATAGACGACGTACATGGCGAGTTGCTGGGCGCGCGTGCCCATGACCATGGGCCTTCGCCCGCGCGGTTCAAACTCGGCGAAGGTGACATTATCGAATCCGCCGGGGGTATAATCCATCCGGCCAGCGAGCATCCTCGTGAAGGGGAGCGTGACGCGGTGGTCCGGGTTGTCTCGCGCGCCCGCCTTGGATTGCTCCATCCCCGCCACGGCTTCATAGCCCATGATATTGGGATAGGTGCGGTCCAGGCCGCTGGGTTTGGTGCAGCCATGAAAATCGACCATGAGATGGTGGCGCGCGGCCATGTCCGCCGCGTGGTAATAGAACGCGATTCCCGCCTGGTCATCGCGTTCGATGAAATCGATTTTCACGCCGGCCACGCCCCATTTTTCGTAGATGGGAAACGCTTCATCCATTTGCCGGCTGGCTTCCTGGTAACCAAGCCAAATCCATACCTTCACATTCTTTTGGGCTGCGTATCGCGCGAGTTCGGGGATGTCCACGCGGCCATTCATCCGGGTGATGTCCCCGTGGGCGAACCAGCCGGCGTCCACGAGCATGTAGGGGAAGCCGGAAGTTGCGGCAAAGTCCACGTAATACTTCATTGTTTCTGTGGTGTAGGCGGATTTTCCGTCCGGCCCGATGCTGCCGCTCCACCAATCCCAGGCGGCTTTGCCGGGATGAATCCAGGAGGTGTCGGAAAACGCGGCTGGCGGGTTGAGGCTGGTGAGGACGGTGGATTCGATGAGTTTAGCCGGTTCACTGGCCACCATCAGGACGCGCCAGGCCGAGTGGTAAGGCAATGTGCCCGAGACAGCCAGTGTGGGGTCCTCGACGTGCGGCGCCAGGCGGGTTTCGAACCAGTGGCCGCCCCAATTTCCGGAGGGGTTGACCAAATACATGGCGGTGGAATCCCGGAGGCCGGCCTCGGTAATGGCCAGCCAGCCTACGCCCGGCACATTCATCAGCAGCGGCAGGCCGAGCAGCACCGTGCTGGCCACGCCGCCCTGGTTTGAAAAGGCGGTGATGGGCAGCTTGAGAAATTCACTCTCATACATGGACCGGTAATTGGGAAGGACCAGGGCGTAGGTGGTCGCATCCTTGCTGATTCGAAACTGGGTGTTTTCCCTGGACAGGCGGAAGTCTTTGAGCCCGGGTTGTTCCGGAACGACATACCGGAAGGCAACGGCGTCATCATAGGCGCGGGCTTCAATCGCGAGCTTTCGCGACGGGGCCGCGTTTTCGCGCAGGTCCAGGCGCAGGGCATTAAAATGATTGCGCGCGGCGCTGACCTTGCCGGTCAGGAGGCGGTAACTCTCATCGGTCTGAGACGGGGTGGCATCGAGCAGCCGAACATCCGCGCCCAGAATGGGTTGGCCCTCGAATTCGAGACCAAGCCCCGATTCGTTGAGGAGCGGTTCGCCGCGGAATGAAACTGAATAAACCAGGTGCGCTGGGGCCGACGTGTTTTGGTCCGGCACGATGGAAAACTGAACTATCAGCCGGCCATCGGGCGAGGTGAGTGGCGGAAAGGCCGGTTGCGAAGCGGCGCACAAAGTTCCGAGGAGGAGTGTCAGAGCGGAATATCGCAAAGAATCAGAGAGCATATGACGGAGGGAGACCCAAGAGTGGGAGCAGGAGTAAGAGTGGGAGCAGGAGTAAGAGTAGGAGCAGGAGTAAGAGTAAGAGCAGGAGTAAGAGTAAGAGCAAGAGCACGAGTAAAAGTAAGAGTAAGATATAGAGGCGGGGACTTCTTAGGCAAGGGCCACTGCACCGCACAAGTGGACCTCAAGCCCCAGTTCGGCGAGCATGGCCGCCTTGATGCGGCAGGCGCGATGGGCCTGCTTGGGGTTGGGCGCATAGACGACCTGGATATGGTTGGACTTATGGCGGGCCATCATCTGGTCGCGCGTGATGCCTTCGAGCACCGCGTGCATAATCGGCCATTGGGGCGTGGTCTCGCGCCAGCGGCGCTGGGTCTCTTGCTCAGGCAATTCCACTACGCGCGCGACTCCGAGGTCGCAGTGCAGCTTGCCGTCCATGGTGAATATCCGGCTCCAAACGATGTGCCCCGGTTTTGAGACGCCTTTGATCGTGCCGCCTCCGAGCCGGAAGTACATTGGCGGTTGTCTTTCACTGACGGCCCCTTTGTAGCCGCCAATGAGATGGGCAGGGGGGACAGCCCCGGAGATGAGGAAGACCCAAATGTAATCGTTGAGCCCGCGCCCCCTGAAATGCCGGCCCCAACGCAGGTCATGCAGGGTGTTCTCCGGGGCAAACCCAAGCTGCCGCCAAAGGCGGAAGGTCACCAGGCCGTCCAGGCCGGCGCATTCATCGACTTCATTAAAGTGGGGAATGGGCTCGCCTTCGAACAGAATTCGGCCTGATTCGCGGGACTTTACCGGGGGACGCTCCGAGTTGTTGAGGAGGCCCTCGACGAGGTCGCTAGCGGGGGCGAGGTCCTTGAGTCCTTGCTGGTATTGAATGCCGATAGCGGCGCAGCCAAACTCCGATGCCAGCCGGACCGCTGCCACATACATTCTGCATTGGTCGAGCGTCTGGGCTTTTGTAAGCTCCGTTTGCTCGTCGGTTCCCCAATGAAAGCGCATTCCCTTTTTGAGCAGCCAATCGAGCACCTGATTGGCCTCTGTGGCGGTGACCTGTTGCATGGCGGCATAAAGAGAGGACTGGCTGAGCCGCTCTTTGAACACGCCGGTTGGATGCAGGAGTTCGTCGGGGATAATGGCGTTAAACATGCCCATGCATCCTTCGTCGAACACACCCATGATGGCCTTGTCCTGGCGCAGTTTACGGGCAGCGCGTCTGCCGAGTTGGTCGTCCTCATGAGAGAGTTTGAGCAACCGCAAGTCCTGGACATGGCTTTGATCGTGGCGGATGGCGCCGTCGGCCAGCCAATCGCGGAGGCCTGCTTTGAAAAAGCCATCGGTAAAATCTTCGCTCCAAAGAGTGCTGTACGGAATGCCTGACTTGGTCATTGACCCATTCAGGTTAAGCATGCCGACCAATCCGGGCCAGGTGCCGCTCCAATTGGCGACGGTGAGGACAGGGCCGCGATGGGCGCTCAAGCCGGCCAGCAGATGATGGCTGTACTGCCAGACCGATTCCGCCACAATGAGCGGCGCGGATGAGTCGATGCGCCGAAAGACCTCCATGCCCATTTTTTGGGAATCGATGAAGCCGTGTTGCTTTTGTTTATCGTAAGAGTGGGCGCGAACGATACTCCAGCCTTCCGCCTTGAGGGCCTTGCCGAGGGCGGCCTCCATTTTGGCCTGCTCCGGCCAGCATTTCTGGTTAGCGGAAAGCCGGAGGTCGCCATTGGAAACCAAATAAGCCTGTTTTGGTTTGAGGGGTTTAATGTTGTTCATAGCGCGAACCAAATTCGGCCTTGTTTAACATGGCCGTGGGCTTTTGACCATTTTAGAATTTTGAATTTTGATTTTCGATTGGATGGAAGACAATTTTCCCAGGGTAGCTCGTTTCTCGCAACGCTGGGCTGGAGGACAGAATCCCTTCGGGATTCTCGGGCGACACCTCCGTTGTCAGAAGGTCCGCAGCGACCAGCGGGGTGCGCGCTAGGGAGCACGAAGCCTCCCCCTGCCGGTTTTAGCTCGCTGCTGAGTCCGGAACCACAT
The Verrucomicrobiia bacterium DNA segment above includes these coding regions:
- a CDS encoding HAD family hydrolase produces the protein MENLRLTSKPPIGLRLAVWSGPRNVSTAFMRSWGNRDDTYVCDEPLYAHYLLKTGRPHPMAAEVIASQENDWRKVTAWLTGPIPEGKSVFFQKHMAHHLLPEIGRDWLLRLTHLFLIRHPREVVPSLDEKFHQARLPDTGYPQQVEIFNLIREQTGAACPVVDAADLLREPRQVLIRLCEIFGASFQESMLHWAPGLRPTDGVWARHWYNAVETTTGFRPYTSRPKPLPERLLGLYEQCLPYYQSLSAFCVKP
- a CDS encoding fucose isomerase gives rise to the protein MNNIKPLKPKQAYLVSNGDLRLSANQKCWPEQAKMEAALGKALKAEGWSIVRAHSYDKQKQHGFIDSQKMGMEVFRRIDSSAPLIVAESVWQYSHHLLAGLSAHRGPVLTVANWSGTWPGLVGMLNLNGSMTKSGIPYSTLWSEDFTDGFFKAGLRDWLADGAIRHDQSHVQDLRLLKLSHEDDQLGRRAARKLRQDKAIMGVFDEGCMGMFNAIIPDELLHPTGVFKERLSQSSLYAAMQQVTATEANQVLDWLLKKGMRFHWGTDEQTELTKAQTLDQCRMYVAAVRLASEFGCAAIGIQYQQGLKDLAPASDLVEGLLNNSERPPVKSRESGRILFEGEPIPHFNEVDECAGLDGLVTFRLWRQLGFAPENTLHDLRWGRHFRGRGLNDYIWVFLISGAVPPAHLIGGYKGAVSERQPPMYFRLGGGTIKGVSKPGHIVWSRIFTMDGKLHCDLGVARVVELPEQETQRRWRETTPQWPIMHAVLEGITRDQMMARHKSNHIQVVYAPNPKQAHRACRIKAAMLAELGLEVHLCGAVALA
- a CDS encoding glycoside hydrolase family 97 protein, producing MRYSALTLLLGTLCAASQPAFPPLTSPDGRLIVQFSIVPDQNTSAPAHLVYSVSFRGEPLLNESGLGLEFEGQPILGADVRLLDATPSQTDESYRLLTGKVSAARNHFNALRLDLRENAAPSRKLAIEARAYDDAVAFRYVVPEQPGLKDFRLSRENTQFRISKDATTYALVLPNYRSMYESEFLKLPITAFSNQGGVASTVLLGLPLLMNVPGVGWLAITEAGLRDSTAMYLVNPSGNWGGHWFETRLAPHVEDPTLAVSGTLPYHSAWRVLMVASEPAKLIESTVLTSLNPPAAFSDTSWIHPGKAAWDWWSGSIGPDGKSAYTTETMKYYVDFAATSGFPYMLVDAGWFAHGDITRMNGRVDIPELARYAAQKNVKVWIWLGYQEASRQMDEAFPIYEKWGVAGVKIDFIERDDQAGIAFYYHAADMAARHHLMVDFHGCTKPSGLDRTYPNIMGYEAVAGMEQSKAGARDNPDHRVTLPFTRMLAGRMDYTPGGFDNVTFAEFEPRGRRPMVMGTRAQQLAMYVVYEAPFQMVSDCPQAYKDQPAFDFIKSVPTTWDETRGLAGAPGQFVTIARRHGTDWFIGSMSNWQPRRLEIPLTFLGPGHFLAEIYADSPDSDRFPKKILKQKKRVSAATVLKAQLAPGGGYAVRLQAER
- a CDS encoding DUF1080 domain-containing protein — protein: MKVIVVDTNTLAGLTFSFKVWQCRFMNGIQNTCVDGKEPAKSHHLLHQFRRRPELVLAFGLVLLLATGPLAAQTPAPEEGFVSLFDGKSLDGWKIGDNSELFQVHDGMIVMECPATDHRPAHLFYDGAVNGHQFKNFDLRVDVMTYPGANSGIYFHTKFQQAGFPRLGLECQVDNSHSDWRRTGSLYGVCNLTWGPETPPDDNKQNVFFVEKPPVTDNVWYTQEIICRNGVVTLKLDGKPMFTYRITEADAEHKLSTGATWLPEGTFALQGHPPMPGHISKAAFRNIRVKVLPD
- a CDS encoding right-handed parallel beta-helix repeat-containing protein; the protein is MPLDARPVLRWVLPLGLLCFPAGDSVGGPATDFSPPGEEQQLPHAMHSQMKERPVITVGLHDADIIGSDNRALQAAVDYIAGLGGGTVQIGEGEFLMHDSLHLRLLVTVRGKGDKTILRKAKGDSSPLALDGDYGEEQVTLANPDGFKVGYGVAVWDSQSGGFHTTVGRITGKNGSTFSFDTPLSADCMVANKAQAATVFPVVSGYNLEGARIEDLVIDGNKEENVSLNGCRGGGIFLYRGFGTVIAGCVVRNFNGDGISFQQSNDVRVEDCASEDNTGLGIHPGSGSQRPIVRGCTARRNGQDGLYLCWRVRHGLFEKNILEDNGGYGISIGHKDSDNVLQENEVRGNQQDGVLFRNETEGMAGHRNRLENNVIENNGGGQEASGIRVRGEPHDLVFRNNVIRDTRPAGARKQTVGIRIEQGVGSVRLDNNEIEARTKIEDERKPKPRT
- a CDS encoding type II toxin-antitoxin system prevent-host-death family antitoxin; the protein is MNSTVTISELQAQTPRIVRETERRGMTAVTRHGRIAAFLISKDRVEAMIETMEILADPEAMRAIRDFDSGKMKLNPVECLDED